The following are encoded in a window of Staphylococcus piscifermentans genomic DNA:
- a CDS encoding YhgE/Pip domain-containing protein: MNIFKNKLLWIAPIGLLVVIMLLAVAFYPAYNPKPKNIPLAVVNLDKGTDMQGKHVNIGKDLTDNLLKNKSEAIEWKEVSSEKKAREGMDDEKYFGTVVLEKDFSKHALSKTQASVMKAKKQEMEDKVKSGEIPPEAAQQMAEKMKQSGSQDVKPESAQLKTIISQGVNLQGSQIATKVLDGLGQKVNAKITKQSLDILNKQNVAIPAKDIESLTQPVNVDNITIHKVKDHQANGNASFLMFMPVWMGSLITSVILFFAFRTSNLVTRKNRFIAALSQIVMTAVSALIGSFGYIYFMKDVLGFHFDHPNRVAFYIMIAFMGFIGLVLGCMTWTGMKIVPVFFLLLFFSMQLLMLPEQMLPEFYRKYIVGWNPFSHYAHTLRDIIYMNQHIEMNATIWMFIGFMIFGIVSVIAASFVRKHSDKRAEIPA; encoded by the coding sequence ATGAACATTTTTAAAAATAAATTACTTTGGATAGCACCAATCGGATTATTGGTAGTCATCATGTTATTAGCAGTTGCATTCTATCCTGCTTATAATCCAAAACCTAAAAATATTCCACTAGCAGTTGTGAACTTAGATAAAGGTACTGATATGCAAGGTAAACATGTAAATATCGGTAAAGACTTAACAGACAACTTATTGAAAAATAAATCAGAAGCAATAGAATGGAAAGAAGTATCTAGTGAGAAAAAAGCACGTGAAGGCATGGATGATGAAAAATACTTCGGTACGGTGGTACTAGAAAAAGATTTTTCAAAACATGCACTCAGCAAAACACAAGCTTCTGTTATGAAAGCTAAAAAACAAGAAATGGAAGATAAAGTAAAATCAGGGGAAATTCCACCAGAAGCAGCACAACAAATGGCTGAGAAAATGAAACAATCAGGTTCACAAGATGTCAAACCTGAATCAGCACAACTTAAAACAATTATCAGCCAAGGCGTTAACTTACAAGGCTCTCAAATCGCAACTAAAGTGTTAGATGGATTAGGCCAAAAAGTGAATGCTAAAATCACAAAACAAAGTTTAGACATTTTAAATAAACAAAATGTAGCTATTCCAGCTAAAGATATTGAAAGTTTAACTCAACCTGTAAATGTAGATAATATTACAATTCACAAAGTGAAAGATCACCAAGCAAATGGTAATGCATCATTCTTAATGTTTATGCCAGTTTGGATGGGATCATTAATCACATCAGTTATCTTGTTCTTCGCATTCCGCACAAGTAACTTGGTAACTCGTAAAAACCGCTTCATTGCAGCACTTAGTCAAATTGTCATGACTGCTGTCAGTGCATTAATTGGTAGCTTTGGCTATATCTACTTTATGAAAGATGTATTAGGCTTCCATTTCGATCATCCGAACCGTGTAGCATTTTATATCATGATTGCATTTATGGGATTCATCGGACTCGTACTTGGTTGTATGACATGGACAGGCATGAAGATTGTTCCAGTCTTCTTCCTATTATTGTTCTTCAGTATGCAACTCTTAATGTTGCCAGAACAAATGCTTCCAGAATTCTACCGCAAATATATTGTTGGTTGGAACCCATTCAGTCACTATGCACATACACTCAGAGATATCATCTATATGAATCAACATATTGAAATGAACGCAACAATCTGGATGTTTATCGGCTTCATGATTTTCGGTATCGTTTCAGTTATCGCAGCTTCATTTGTTCGTAAACACTCAGACAAACGTGCAGAAATTCCAGCATAA
- a CDS encoding CDP-glycerol glycerophosphotransferase family protein, which translates to MVQIKEIRNKLKNYTKNKGKFVYVDAFRNKKIKKKHFVLESTHGDSVGGHNYYLIKEIKNKVKRAKIFVVAKNVEKAKRFFEVKGIEDVQIVEHLSVEYYELLATSEYLINDTTFYPFFNKKKGQKYYIIWHGTPLKYMGKDMPVVVDVSNVQRNFYMADKIFVSNEYTKDILSEAYNLKNVYQGKIVVSPSPRNSIFLNDIEKNKIKENLNIENKKILCYMPTWRGTVGKVKKTSHTQELLNYLEKTLAHDTLLYVKLHDFEKNNISFDKYSKIKEFPGSYETYEFLSITDGLITDYSSVMYDYANMNKPVILYTYDYEEYIESRGVYEDIDKYPFKRIENLEDLIIAIDNLSIEDYSIINERFTYSDCIDGAERVIKNILFNYIDEKVKEYNLYNGKETVAILSGGFWNNGVTSALINTLENLDTSKRNYICFFEKNKIKPEHYYRLLNLPDNVLFYPVTGEVNGNISDRLLLKRYLWNEDYSAKGRKKQLGRIYKEEFKRIFGDLKIDWFIHYTGFERKEAEMMRHINAKKLIWVHTDMFAEYEAKKNFSKKIVFGAYKDADKVVMVHENLRENLNANISGIKRKLVTVNNFLGEDRTKRLGRENIFKTLADVKVDYSFNDNAYKTETQMLLEEYKKEINEIVKLAKESKHTNYDVVIKNIKDINERYSFNPYLRYVAENTSVMMDEAHERITNIFGEQKNNLISELLFEEYKDFILPKIKDNQNELNYYFPNLVKEISNYEALLNNRLESARNEENYELVNKTEIQLKKSRQIVVENYKLLKKEENLNEKFNSLFDNKKSEFLDFVDSYITPENIQSSQHPNIDFYGYFRVSKTKMLNAIFDENIKVYINIGRYDYQKGHDKLIDAFERTFERNPNIFLIIVAPHGPLKSKTINRVRNSIARDNIIILTGMNNPYPLLAHCDAFVLSSNYEGLGLVVYEALAVNTDVITVNLKETIQYLKQDQAIIVENNVDGLTKGFMHHLNLNKPLKKFDFEPFKVKSIKEFESLFK; encoded by the coding sequence ATGGTACAGATTAAGGAAATTAGAAATAAGCTAAAAAATTACACAAAAAATAAAGGGAAATTTGTATATGTAGATGCATTTAGAAATAAGAAAATAAAGAAAAAACATTTTGTATTAGAATCAACTCATGGAGATTCTGTAGGGGGACATAATTATTATTTAATCAAAGAAATAAAAAACAAAGTAAAGCGCGCTAAAATTTTTGTAGTAGCTAAAAACGTAGAAAAAGCTAAGAGATTTTTTGAAGTTAAAGGAATAGAAGATGTTCAAATAGTTGAACATTTATCGGTAGAATACTATGAATTGTTAGCAACCAGTGAATATTTAATTAACGATACAACTTTTTATCCTTTCTTTAATAAGAAAAAAGGACAAAAGTATTATATTATATGGCATGGCACTCCATTAAAGTATATGGGGAAAGATATGCCTGTAGTTGTTGATGTTTCAAATGTTCAAAGGAACTTTTACATGGCTGATAAAATATTTGTAAGCAATGAATATACTAAAGATATCTTATCAGAAGCCTATAATTTAAAAAATGTCTATCAAGGGAAGATTGTCGTTAGTCCTTCCCCGAGAAATTCAATATTTTTAAATGATATCGAAAAGAACAAAATTAAAGAAAACTTGAATATTGAGAACAAAAAAATATTATGTTATATGCCCACTTGGAGGGGGACAGTAGGTAAAGTAAAGAAAACTAGTCACACTCAAGAACTTCTAAATTATCTTGAAAAAACACTTGCCCATGACACACTTTTATATGTTAAATTACATGATTTTGAAAAGAATAATATTTCTTTTGATAAATACAGTAAGATTAAAGAATTCCCTGGCAGTTATGAAACTTATGAATTTTTATCGATTACCGATGGGTTGATTACAGATTATTCTTCTGTTATGTACGATTATGCAAATATGAATAAACCAGTTATATTATATACTTATGATTATGAGGAATATATCGAGAGCAGAGGTGTTTATGAAGATATTGATAAATATCCCTTTAAAAGAATTGAAAATTTGGAGGATCTTATAATTGCTATTGATAATCTATCTATTGAAGATTATTCAATAATTAACGAAAGGTTTACATATTCAGATTGTATAGATGGAGCCGAAAGAGTAATTAAAAATATATTATTTAATTATATAGATGAAAAAGTTAAAGAATATAATTTGTATAATGGAAAAGAAACAGTAGCTATTTTAAGTGGGGGCTTTTGGAATAATGGGGTAACAAGTGCCCTCATAAATACTTTAGAAAATTTAGATACAAGTAAACGTAATTATATTTGTTTTTTTGAAAAAAATAAAATTAAACCAGAACATTATTATAGATTATTAAATTTACCCGATAATGTGCTTTTCTATCCTGTGACTGGAGAAGTAAATGGTAATATTTCTGATCGCCTATTATTGAAAAGATATTTATGGAACGAGGATTATTCTGCAAAAGGAAGAAAAAAACAGCTTGGTAGAATTTATAAAGAAGAATTCAAAAGAATCTTTGGAGATTTAAAAATAGATTGGTTTATCCATTATACTGGATTTGAGCGCAAAGAAGCAGAAATGATGAGACATATCAATGCAAAAAAATTAATATGGGTGCATACTGATATGTTTGCTGAATATGAGGCTAAGAAGAATTTTAGTAAAAAAATAGTCTTTGGAGCTTATAAAGATGCTGATAAAGTAGTAATGGTGCATGAAAACTTACGAGAAAACTTAAATGCAAACATTTCTGGAATAAAAAGAAAGTTAGTAACAGTTAACAACTTTTTAGGTGAAGACAGAACAAAACGCTTAGGCAGAGAAAATATTTTTAAAACTTTAGCTGATGTTAAAGTAGATTACTCTTTTAATGATAATGCTTACAAAACTGAAACCCAAATGCTTCTTGAAGAGTATAAAAAAGAAATAAATGAAATTGTAAAATTAGCTAAAGAATCAAAACATACAAATTATGACGTTGTAATTAAAAATATTAAGGATATTAATGAGAGATACTCTTTTAATCCGTATTTACGGTATGTAGCTGAAAATACATCAGTAATGATGGATGAAGCGCATGAAAGAATAACAAATATTTTTGGTGAACAAAAAAACAATCTGATCTCCGAGCTTTTATTTGAAGAATATAAAGATTTTATATTACCAAAAATAAAGGATAATCAGAATGAGTTGAATTATTATTTCCCAAATTTAGTGAAGGAAATTAGTAATTACGAAGCACTTTTAAATAATAGACTAGAATCTGCACGTAATGAAGAAAATTATGAATTAGTAAACAAAACTGAGATACAGCTTAAGAAAAGTCGCCAAATCGTTGTCGAAAATTATAAACTACTTAAAAAAGAAGAAAACTTGAACGAAAAATTTAATTCTTTATTCGATAACAAGAAAAGTGAATTTCTGGATTTTGTAGATAGTTATATAACACCTGAAAATATACAAAGTAGTCAACACCCTAATATAGATTTTTATGGTTATTTTAGAGTTTCAAAGACTAAAATGTTAAATGCTATATTTGATGAAAATATAAAAGTATATATTAATATAGGGCGTTATGACTATCAAAAGGGTCATGATAAATTAATAGATGCATTTGAAAGAACCTTTGAGCGAAACCCTAATATATTTTTGATAATAGTTGCTCCGCACGGACCTTTAAAATCTAAAACTATAAATAGAGTAAGGAATTCTATTGCAAGAGATAATATTATAATTTTGACAGGAATGAATAATCCGTATCCTCTATTAGCTCATTGTGACGCATTTGTGCTTTCTTCTAATTACGAAGGGTTAGGTTTAGTAGTATATGAAGCGCTGGCTGTAAATACAGATGTTATAACTGTCAATTTAAAGGAAACAATTCAATATTTAAAACAAGATCAAGCAATTATAGTAGAAAATAATGTGGATGGTTTAACTAAAGGATTTATGCACCATCTTAATTTAAACAAACCTCTTAAAAAATTTGATTTTGAACCTTTTAAAGTCAAATCCATTAAAGAATTTGAGTCACTTTTTAAATAA
- a CDS encoding LacI family DNA-binding transcriptional regulator — MNISDIAKMARVSKSTVSRYLNGGSVSVKTRNKIDEIVKETGYLPNQFAQSLKAKKTFMIGAIIPRLDSYAINQTLEGAEKYLRKIKYQTLIVNTNQDKNLEVEALYTLDRNKVDGIMLLATEITKEHIKAIQEIKAPVILVGQSYENIPSVIQNDFSAGRKIGEVFGRNDFKKVAYLGVEEYDQSVGIERKNGVIKGLSTYHIKPDIYYTDFNLYHAEKAARSIVSKYDAIICGTDNIALGVLKAARDQDIEVPSQLSISGFGGYDTTSIVSPTITTIAFPYKKTGEIASRNLISIINNEKIEILQVMDFQFIENNSIDVK; from the coding sequence ATGAATATTTCGGATATTGCTAAAATGGCTAGAGTATCAAAAAGTACAGTCTCCCGTTACTTAAACGGGGGCTCGGTGAGTGTCAAGACAAGAAATAAAATTGATGAGATAGTGAAAGAAACAGGCTATTTACCTAATCAATTTGCCCAATCTTTAAAAGCTAAAAAAACTTTTATGATTGGAGCGATTATTCCGCGCCTAGATTCATATGCAATTAATCAAACATTAGAGGGAGCAGAAAAGTACTTACGCAAGATTAAATATCAAACCTTAATAGTAAATACAAATCAAGATAAAAACTTAGAAGTAGAGGCTTTATATACACTAGATAGAAACAAGGTCGATGGCATTATGCTTCTGGCTACAGAAATCACAAAGGAACATATCAAAGCGATTCAAGAAATTAAAGCACCTGTAATTCTAGTAGGGCAATCTTATGAAAATATTCCTTCAGTAATACAAAATGATTTTTCTGCTGGTAGAAAAATTGGGGAAGTTTTCGGACGCAATGATTTTAAAAAAGTGGCTTATTTAGGTGTTGAAGAATATGATCAATCAGTTGGTATTGAAAGAAAAAATGGTGTGATAAAAGGATTATCAACCTATCATATTAAGCCCGATATTTATTATACTGATTTCAATTTGTACCATGCTGAAAAAGCTGCTCGAAGCATAGTATCTAAATATGATGCCATTATTTGTGGAACCGACAATATTGCTCTAGGTGTTTTAAAAGCAGCTCGCGACCAAGATATAGAAGTACCGTCACAATTATCTATTTCTGGATTTGGAGGTTATGATACTACTTCTATCGTAAGTCCAACAATTACCACGATTGCTTTTCCGTACAAAAAAACCGGAGAAATTGCCAGTCGAAACCTTATTAGTATTATTAATAATGAAAAAATTGAAATTCTACAAGTTATGGATTTTCAATTTATAGAAAACAATAGTATTGACGTTAAGTAA
- a CDS encoding acyltransferase family protein, translating into MEKKTELTYARAIFCIIIVLVHAMTGFINDIHVGDVQKRIVQIMQIMLLSATPCFIMLSETLLGMRYSKYLPKNFLTKRIKFILLPYIVFALFVILEIYFDPAKHFTLWYLILNILIEGKFFGWFVLVIFQFFILHMIFYKVLDKMKPLIPIVVSLAISFTHALLMYYSTTYLNWWHEHYILYNRTIILNWLFYFVLGFYIGKYYDVVMEFVQRKIYWILLLFIASAAVIAIDFFKFEVYFNESNRFDLFVFSAAFFVLIISLSKILCRIHLTFIYMISEISFFIYLSHQIIVEHISRGLASFVRYPFMFFTLTTIFTIGFCIGLGIVLSFIPYVRFIVGRNTLYPMVLNNYSLKQEAKEN; encoded by the coding sequence ATGGAAAAGAAAACTGAATTAACATATGCTAGAGCTATATTTTGTATTATTATTGTGCTTGTTCACGCGATGACTGGCTTTATTAATGATATTCACGTGGGAGACGTTCAAAAGAGAATAGTTCAAATTATGCAAATTATGCTTTTGAGTGCTACACCGTGTTTTATCATGTTATCAGAAACATTATTAGGAATGCGATATTCAAAATATTTGCCTAAAAACTTTTTGACAAAAAGAATAAAATTTATTTTACTGCCTTATATCGTCTTTGCTTTGTTTGTTATATTAGAAATTTATTTTGATCCTGCCAAGCATTTTACGCTTTGGTATCTTATTCTCAATATACTTATCGAAGGAAAATTCTTCGGTTGGTTTGTATTAGTCATCTTCCAATTCTTTATACTACATATGATTTTCTATAAAGTATTAGATAAAATGAAACCTTTAATTCCTATTGTTGTTTCGCTTGCCATTAGTTTTACTCATGCATTGTTAATGTATTATAGTACAACCTATTTAAATTGGTGGCATGAACACTATATTCTTTATAATCGCACAATCATATTGAACTGGTTATTTTACTTTGTACTAGGTTTCTATATTGGAAAGTATTACGATGTAGTAATGGAATTTGTACAACGAAAGATATATTGGATTCTCTTATTATTTATAGCAAGTGCTGCAGTTATTGCTATTGATTTCTTTAAGTTCGAGGTATACTTTAATGAATCTAATCGTTTTGATTTATTTGTTTTTTCAGCAGCATTCTTTGTGCTCATTATCAGTTTATCTAAAATATTATGTCGTATACATTTAACCTTTATTTATATGATTAGTGAAATTTCATTTTTCATTTACCTGTCGCATCAAATCATTGTAGAACACATTTCAAGAGGATTAGCCTCGTTTGTTAGATATCCATTTATGTTTTTCACATTAACCACAATTTTCACGATAGGATTTTGTATAGGACTTGGCATTGTACTTTCCTTTATTCCTTACGTGAGATTTATCGTCGGCAGGAATACACTCTATCCGATGGTGTTGAATAATTATAGTTTAAAACAAGAAGCTAAAGAGAACTGA
- a CDS encoding glycosyltransferase — protein MNKVGKVFLNQASRKYKFFAQPIKAMFTSPYVAKITRYAKYYKHNKLKDNYILYQSRDGKSMTDSPYAVFLYLLSHKEYKHLKHIWVVDTQKKKQEFAKMYKHYSNVEFVVKESNDCLQMLTTAKYILNNSTFPAYFTKKENQVYVNTWHGTPIKAMGLDVEDNLLGSQNIIRNFLSSDILVSPNPHTSEIFKRAFSLEGLYSGELLEIGYPRIDLTLNADKKRVFKHLKQSGLHISDREIILFAPTWRGSDVNKPEDSLKDVYRMVMELKNNTEYQVLVKVHPFVYKTALKYKELKPYLVPDSFDTNELLSVIDLLVTDYSSIFFDYLVTDKPMIFYSPDYEDYKNDRGFYIKPDALPGPSVFNTDDLIEAVNHAQANTSKYARQYQEFKDLYVPYEDGKVTERLINAMFSSEKGQSLKTKETILMYPGGMKNNGITTSAINLLENIDYDRYDVTIFLNNTHNTEILKNLSQVNKNVRIILRKGPLLASTSEKYRDIFVKNRGLKSPLEKIAYPTKAYEREFRKIFGSSDFDYVIDFSGYSMFWSKILLATQSKRKLIYLHSDIESDMNRTVNGNRPHYVNLKGIISLYYKFDYLVSVSEETCKVNLKKLATPNTREKFVSAMNTINLPKIQHLLTEDTDFFMHKGQQVLAIQKDNEIVSVPFNDKDFKVMAMGRLSPEKGFDILINGFSGVVKDYPTAKLYILGDGPLRKALEDMIKRLKLEDNVFLVGQKSNPFNIMKHCDLFALTSHYEGQSMVLLEALTVGINALASDIPANKYVLKAGDYGMLTENTPELVEENIRKFINHTTPTFEHFDANQHNAEALEQLYSLLH, from the coding sequence ATGAATAAAGTAGGAAAGGTGTTCTTAAACCAAGCAAGCAGAAAATATAAATTCTTTGCACAACCTATTAAAGCAATGTTTACAAGTCCTTATGTTGCTAAGATTACAAGATACGCAAAATATTATAAACACAATAAACTTAAAGATAATTATATTCTATATCAATCACGTGACGGCAAGAGTATGACGGACAGTCCCTATGCCGTCTTTTTATATCTGCTTTCCCATAAGGAGTATAAACATTTAAAACATATTTGGGTCGTGGATACGCAAAAGAAAAAACAAGAATTTGCCAAAATGTACAAGCACTATTCAAATGTGGAATTTGTAGTAAAAGAAAGTAATGATTGTTTACAAATGCTTACAACAGCAAAATACATTTTAAACAACTCAACTTTCCCAGCATATTTTACCAAAAAAGAGAATCAAGTGTACGTCAATACTTGGCACGGTACCCCAATTAAAGCAATGGGATTAGATGTTGAAGATAATTTACTCGGTTCTCAAAATATCATCAGAAACTTCTTAAGTTCTGATATTCTAGTTAGTCCAAATCCTCATACTTCTGAAATCTTCAAGAGAGCTTTCAGCTTAGAGGGTTTATACAGCGGAGAATTATTAGAAATCGGCTATCCTAGAATTGATCTTACGCTTAATGCAGACAAGAAAAGGGTCTTCAAGCATTTAAAACAATCCGGTCTGCATATATCTGACAGAGAAATTATTTTATTTGCGCCAACTTGGAGAGGCAGCGATGTCAATAAACCGGAAGATAGTTTGAAAGATGTCTATCGCATGGTAATGGAATTGAAGAATAATACCGAATATCAAGTACTAGTAAAAGTTCACCCCTTTGTTTATAAAACAGCTTTAAAATATAAAGAACTTAAACCTTACTTGGTGCCAGATTCCTTTGATACTAATGAATTACTCAGCGTAATCGATTTATTAGTAACCGATTATTCTAGTATTTTCTTTGATTATCTTGTTACCGACAAGCCAATGATTTTCTATTCTCCAGATTATGAAGATTATAAGAACGACAGAGGCTTCTATATTAAGCCGGATGCTTTACCAGGTCCATCTGTCTTTAATACGGATGATTTGATAGAAGCAGTCAATCATGCACAAGCAAACACTTCAAAATACGCCAGACAATATCAGGAATTTAAAGACTTATATGTTCCCTATGAAGACGGCAAAGTCACTGAAAGATTAATTAACGCTATGTTCTCTTCTGAAAAAGGGCAATCATTAAAGACTAAAGAAACGATTTTAATGTATCCTGGCGGAATGAAAAATAACGGCATCACTACTTCAGCAATTAACCTCTTAGAAAATATTGATTATGACAGATATGACGTTACGATATTTTTGAATAATACCCACAACACAGAAATCCTTAAGAATCTTTCACAAGTCAATAAAAATGTACGCATTATTTTAAGAAAGGGTCCTCTTCTAGCGAGCACTTCAGAGAAATACAGAGATATTTTCGTAAAAAATAGAGGCCTTAAATCACCATTAGAAAAAATAGCTTATCCAACTAAAGCTTACGAGCGTGAATTCCGAAAAATCTTCGGGAGCTCAGATTTTGATTATGTTATTGATTTCAGCGGCTACTCAATGTTTTGGTCTAAAATTTTACTAGCAACGCAATCCAAACGTAAATTAATATATCTTCATAGTGATATTGAAAGTGATATGAACCGTACAGTTAATGGCAACCGTCCGCACTATGTTAATTTAAAAGGCATTATCAGCTTGTATTATAAATTTGATTATCTGGTAAGTGTCTCTGAAGAAACATGCAAAGTAAATTTAAAAAAACTAGCTACACCAAATACTAGAGAGAAATTTGTATCAGCAATGAATACGATTAATCTTCCTAAAATCCAGCACTTACTCACTGAAGATACGGACTTCTTTATGCATAAAGGACAACAAGTGCTTGCTATTCAAAAAGATAATGAAATCGTCAGTGTTCCTTTTAATGATAAAGATTTTAAAGTCATGGCAATGGGCAGACTTTCTCCTGAAAAAGGCTTTGATATCTTAATCAATGGATTTAGCGGTGTTGTAAAAGACTATCCGACTGCAAAATTATATATCTTAGGAGACGGACCGCTAAGAAAAGCTTTAGAAGATATGATCAAGCGTTTAAAACTCGAAGACAATGTCTTCTTAGTAGGTCAAAAAAGTAATCCGTTTAATATTATGAAACACTGCGACCTCTTCGCTTTGACTTCACATTATGAAGGTCAATCTATGGTATTGTTAGAAGCATTAACAGTCGGTATCAATGCACTTGCTTCTGATATCCCAGCTAATAAATACGTCTTAAAAGCCGGAGATTATGGTATGTTAACTGAAAATACACCAGAACTTGTCGAAGAAAATATACGTAAATTTATAAATCATACTACTCCTACTTTCGAACACTTCGATGCAAACCAGCATAACGCCGAGGCTTTAGAACAACTCTATTCCTTACTGCACTAA
- the galU gene encoding UTP--glucose-1-phosphate uridylyltransferase GalU — translation MFMIKKAIIPAAGLGTRFLPATKAMPKEMLPILDKPTIQYIVEEAAEAGIEDVIIITGKHKRAIEDHFDNQKELEMNLETKGKIEELKKTQEPTNLVNLFYVRQKEQKGLGDAVLCAKQFIGNEPFAVLLGDDIVKGKVPAIKQLMDKYEETGKSVIGVQEVQPSETHRYGIINPNSSNGRLYQVNNFVEKPAAGTAPSNLAIMGRYVLSPQIFDYLENQGFGAGGEVQITDAIERLNQDDNVFAYDFEGKRYDVGEKVGFVKTTIDFALNNGEMKDEIRKFIQEIVK, via the coding sequence ATATTTATGATTAAGAAAGCGATAATACCAGCAGCAGGACTAGGGACAAGATTTTTACCTGCTACAAAAGCAATGCCGAAAGAAATGCTACCTATATTAGATAAACCTACTATTCAATATATTGTTGAAGAAGCAGCAGAGGCAGGAATAGAGGACGTAATTATTATTACTGGAAAGCATAAGAGAGCAATTGAAGATCATTTTGATAATCAAAAAGAATTAGAAATGAATTTAGAAACAAAAGGTAAAATAGAGGAATTAAAAAAGACACAAGAGCCTACTAATTTGGTGAATTTATTTTATGTTCGTCAAAAGGAACAAAAAGGTTTAGGCGATGCAGTTTTGTGCGCAAAACAATTTATTGGAAATGAACCTTTTGCCGTTTTATTAGGAGATGATATTGTAAAAGGAAAAGTTCCGGCCATTAAACAATTAATGGATAAATATGAAGAAACTGGAAAGTCAGTGATCGGTGTTCAAGAGGTTCAACCTTCAGAAACTCACAGATATGGAATTATAAATCCAAATTCTTCTAATGGCAGATTATATCAAGTAAATAATTTTGTAGAGAAACCTGCAGCAGGAACAGCACCATCAAATTTAGCAATTATGGGCAGATATGTTCTTTCGCCACAAATTTTTGATTATCTGGAAAATCAAGGTTTCGGTGCTGGTGGAGAAGTACAAATTACCGATGCTATAGAAAGACTAAATCAAGATGATAACGTCTTTGCATATGATTTTGAAGGCAAACGCTATGATGTTGGTGAAAAAGTTGGTTTTGTAAAAACTACAATAGATTTTGCTTTAAATAATGGTGAGATGAAAGATGAGATAAGAAAGTTTATTCAAGAAATAGTAAAGTAA
- a CDS encoding TetR/AcrR family transcriptional regulator has protein sequence MVVDRRVRKTQAAIKDAFIHLLEEKDLDHITVSDITEAADINRGTFYLHYEDKYILLESMEDEYAKQLYDLTRFRVNIKNTDSPEAFNKEFSETIMKNVITHIAENMDFYRVILTLDRRSKLEEKIRDIIKENLMDQADENNNIAGIPVEYFHSYVTGSMISVIKYWVQDDNRMDVDTLIKYVSRIVFNGPLRLVAGSHNGEVWE, from the coding sequence ATGGTAGTTGATAGACGCGTACGAAAAACGCAGGCCGCAATTAAGGATGCATTTATACATTTATTAGAAGAAAAAGATTTAGATCACATTACAGTAAGTGATATTACAGAAGCGGCAGATATTAATAGAGGGACATTTTACTTGCATTACGAAGATAAATATATTTTATTGGAATCTATGGAAGATGAGTATGCGAAACAATTATATGATTTAACACGTTTCCGCGTTAATATTAAAAATACTGATAGCCCTGAAGCATTCAACAAAGAATTTTCAGAGACTATTATGAAAAATGTCATCACACATATAGCAGAAAATATGGATTTTTACCGTGTTATTCTGACTTTGGACCGACGCAGTAAATTAGAAGAAAAAATCAGAGATATTATTAAAGAGAATTTAATGGATCAAGCAGATGAAAATAATAATATTGCGGGCATTCCAGTAGAGTATTTTCATAGTTATGTCACAGGTTCTATGATTTCAGTGATTAAGTACTGGGTACAAGATGACAATCGTATGGACGTTGATACATTGATTAAATATGTATCACGTATCGTCTTTAATGGGCCGTTACGTTTAGTGGCAGGTTCACATAATGGAGAAGTGTGGGAATAA